A region from the Sandaracinus amylolyticus genome encodes:
- a CDS encoding tetratricopeptide repeat protein has product MSHDEFDDALAAQLGLGLDDEPGPARRITPQQSAALIAGALDAWQGTPAANVSAPVRSAAPVRLAYLVAAISALIAVGSVAAMTIVLSRGPERSEEPVMVLPQESPRDEAIEEPVAPEPPPEPAIEAPPVVEEPEENERADAPARRRPAPRTPDDLLAEANALRSAGRWREAEATYARVPREHPDSFSAYVAQVAAGDVRLAHLRDPRGALRLYRRALAARPGGPLDAEAREGIARALRRLGDPRGERDTLRALISAHPTTPAATRARARLAELESSGE; this is encoded by the coding sequence ATGAGCCACGACGAATTCGACGACGCCCTCGCAGCACAGCTCGGCCTGGGCCTCGACGACGAGCCCGGTCCGGCGCGCCGGATCACGCCGCAGCAGAGCGCGGCGCTGATCGCGGGTGCGCTCGACGCGTGGCAGGGCACGCCCGCGGCGAACGTGAGCGCGCCGGTGCGCAGCGCGGCGCCGGTGCGTCTCGCGTACCTCGTCGCGGCGATCTCGGCGCTGATCGCGGTCGGCTCGGTCGCGGCGATGACGATCGTGCTGAGCCGCGGGCCCGAGCGCAGCGAGGAGCCGGTGATGGTGCTCCCGCAGGAGTCGCCGCGCGACGAGGCGATCGAGGAGCCGGTCGCGCCCGAGCCGCCGCCGGAGCCCGCGATCGAGGCGCCGCCGGTCGTCGAGGAGCCCGAGGAGAACGAGCGCGCCGACGCGCCCGCGCGCCGTCGTCCCGCGCCGCGCACGCCCGACGATCTGCTCGCCGAGGCGAACGCGCTGCGCAGCGCCGGTCGCTGGCGCGAGGCCGAGGCGACCTACGCGCGCGTGCCGCGCGAGCATCCCGACTCGTTCTCGGCGTACGTCGCGCAGGTCGCGGCGGGCGACGTGCGCCTCGCGCACCTGCGTGATCCGCGCGGCGCGCTGCGCCTCTATCGCCGCGCGCTCGCGGCGCGCCCGGGTGGTCCGCTCGACGCCGAGGCCCGCGAGGGCATCGCGCGCGCGCTGCGCCGCCTCGGCGATCCGCGCGGCGAGCGCGACACGCTGCGCGCGCTGATCTCGGCGCACCCGACCACGCCCGCGGCGACGAGGGCTCGCGCGAGGCTCGCGGAGCTGGAATCCTCGGGGGAGTGA
- a CDS encoding RNA polymerase sigma factor, which translates to MAERIPEQSEAPDPRIAAAASGDRRAAQELLSELLPRVRNLVRYLVRGDADVDDMAQQSLIAILHALHGYRGEGSLRAWADRITVRTTMAHLRRRRAEAGARERHAPDLRAVRDPDAPPDTYVQRRDVARLLDALPDEQREAVVLHHVVGLSAPELAETLGVPFETARSRLRLGMKKLREGMGVGGEAS; encoded by the coding sequence GTGGCGGAGCGCATCCCCGAGCAGTCCGAAGCGCCCGATCCGCGGATCGCGGCCGCCGCGTCCGGCGATCGCCGCGCGGCGCAGGAGCTCCTCTCCGAGCTCCTGCCGCGCGTCCGCAACCTGGTGCGCTACTTGGTGCGCGGAGACGCCGACGTCGACGACATGGCGCAGCAGTCGCTGATCGCGATCCTGCACGCGCTCCACGGCTACCGCGGCGAGGGCTCGCTCCGCGCGTGGGCCGATCGGATCACGGTGCGCACGACGATGGCGCACCTGCGACGCCGCCGCGCCGAGGCCGGCGCGCGCGAGCGTCACGCGCCCGATCTCCGTGCGGTGCGCGATCCCGACGCGCCGCCCGACACCTACGTGCAGCGCCGCGACGTCGCGCGCTTGCTCGACGCGCTGCCCGACGAACAGCGCGAGGCCGTGGTCCTGCATCACGTCGTCGGTCTCAGCGCCCCCGAGCTCGCGGAGACGCTCGGGGTGCCGTTCGAGACGGCGCGCAGCCGACTGCGGCTCGGGATGAAGAAGCTCCGTGAGGGGATGGGCGTGGGGGGAGAAGCATCATGA
- a CDS encoding biliverdin-producing heme oxygenase, which produces MTALSARLRSETRREHVLAEATRLARAFFAGRLDAHAYALGLVRMEPVYEALETSLATSAEPLLRAFDRPELHRLAALRSDLAALGRPSPTTPNAYAARIRLVARDEPIALLGHFYVRYFADLSGGAVVGRVAPRLFRLPRGLEPAYFAFPAIEDRTAYKDELRAYLDAIPRMHHDVVVDEARRAFLLHRELVDALFDELERTSTPPRALVPDRPP; this is translated from the coding sequence GTGACCGCGCTCTCCGCGAGGCTTCGCTCGGAGACGCGTCGCGAGCACGTCCTCGCGGAGGCCACGCGGCTCGCCCGCGCGTTCTTCGCCGGGCGCCTCGACGCGCACGCGTACGCGCTCGGCCTCGTGCGGATGGAGCCGGTCTACGAGGCGCTCGAGACGTCGCTCGCCACCAGCGCCGAGCCGCTGCTCCGCGCCTTCGATCGGCCAGAGCTCCACCGGCTCGCCGCGCTGCGCTCCGATCTCGCGGCGCTCGGCCGACCGTCACCGACGACGCCGAACGCGTACGCCGCGCGTATCCGGCTCGTCGCGCGCGACGAGCCGATCGCGCTGCTCGGGCACTTCTACGTGCGGTACTTCGCCGACCTCTCGGGCGGTGCGGTCGTCGGACGCGTCGCGCCGCGCCTCTTCCGGCTCCCGCGCGGGCTCGAGCCGGCATACTTCGCGTTCCCCGCGATCGAGGATCGCACCGCGTACAAGGACGAGCTGCGCGCATACCTCGATGCGATCCCGCGCATGCACCACGACGTCGTCGTCGACGAGGCGCGCCGCGCGTTCCTCCTCCATCGAGAGCTCGTCGACGCGCTCTTCGACGAGCTCGAGCGCACGAGCACGCCGCCCCGCGCGCTGGTGCCCGACCGACCGCCCTGA
- a CDS encoding GFA family protein: protein MTDTQKAAETKKYVGGCHCGAVRFEVALDLSQPLSRCNCSICAKVAQTGTNVKPAAFRLTSGSSSLSTYRWGDVGARYFCKVCGIHVYGDGHLEYLGGDFVSVNCNTLDDVDPNHDTKVIYFDGRHDNWMAGPRETPWPIHSR, encoded by the coding sequence ATGACGGACACGCAGAAGGCGGCGGAGACCAAGAAGTACGTGGGCGGATGTCACTGCGGCGCGGTGCGCTTCGAGGTGGCGCTCGACCTGAGCCAGCCGCTGAGCCGCTGCAACTGCTCCATCTGCGCGAAGGTCGCGCAGACCGGCACCAACGTGAAGCCCGCCGCGTTCCGCCTGACGAGCGGCTCGAGCTCGCTGAGCACGTACCGCTGGGGCGACGTCGGCGCGCGCTACTTCTGCAAGGTGTGCGGCATCCACGTGTACGGCGACGGGCACCTCGAATACCTCGGCGGTGACTTCGTCTCGGTGAACTGCAACACGCTCGACGACGTCGACCCGAACCACGACACGAAGGTCATCTACTTCGACGGGCGTCACGACAACTGGATGGCCGGCCCGCGCGAGACGCCGTGGCCGATCCACTCGCGCTGA